The following coding sequences lie in one Spea bombifrons isolate aSpeBom1 chromosome 5, aSpeBom1.2.pri, whole genome shotgun sequence genomic window:
- the GTPBP4 gene encoding GTP-binding protein 4 gives MALYNFKKIMMVPSAKDFIDLTLSKTQRKTPTVIHKHYQIHRIRQFYMRKVKYTQQNYHDRLSQILTDFPKLDDVHPFYADLMNVLYDKDHYKLALGQINIAKNLVDNVAKDYVRLMKYGDSLYRCKQLKRAALGRMCTIIKRQKQSLEYLEQVRQHLSRLPTIDPNTRTLLLCGYPNVGKSSFINKVTRADVEVQPYAFTTKSLFVGHMDYKYLRWQVVDTPGILDHPLEERNTIEMQAITALAHLRAAVLYVMDVSEQCGHSLEEQLDLFNNIRPLFSNKPLIVVVNKCDVKRLSELSEEQQQIFKDLESEGLPVIETSTLTEEGVIQVKTEACDRLLAHRVETKMKGNKVNDVLNRLHLAVPAKRDQKERPPFIPEGALTRKKRMETDAPKKKLERDLEVEMGDDYILDLQKYWDIMNSSEKYDKIPEVWQGHNIADYIDPDIMKKLEELEKEEELKEAAGEYDSEIESEDEEMTEIRELAQQIREKKRLKVLASKEKDTHRPHLPRTAKRVQRKTLEKEMGELGLDMTDKEETHYATQARSRSLQRKRKRDESEPPTSVTRSRSNSRTPRDQSGVRDVKMAKKAKTIMKKSQRKMNRLGKKGEADRHVFDLKPKHLFAGKRKSGKTDRR, from the exons ATGGCGCTTTATAACTTCAAGAAGATTATGATGGTCCCGTCCGCGAAG GACTTCATAGATCTAACCCTATCGAAGACCCAGAGAAAGACGCCAACGGTGATCCATAAGCATTACCAGATCCATCGCATTCGGCAGTTTTATATGAGAAAAGTCAAATACACTCAGCAGAATTACCACGACAGGCTGTCTCAGATCCTCACCGATTTCCCCAAACTAGAT GATGTGCATCCGTTTTATGCCGATTTAATGAACGTCCTTTACGACAAAGACCATTACAAACTGGCCCTGGGTCAGATCAATATTGCCAAGAACCTCGTGGACAA CGTTGCCAAGGATTACGTGAGGCTCATGAAATACGGCGATTCCTTATACCGCTGCAAACAGCTAAAGAGAGCGGCTCTGGGGCGCATGTGCACCATCAtcaagagacagaagcagagtctGGAGTATCTAGAGCAAG TACGACAGCATCTGTCTCGTCTGCCCACCATCGATCCAAACACAAGGACTTTGCTTCTCTGCGGTTATCCAAATGTTGGCAAATCCAGCTTCATTAACAAG gtgaccagaGCGGACGTGGAGGTTCAGCCGTACGCTTTTACCACAAAGTCTCTGTTTGTTGGACACATGGATTATAAATATCTGCGCTGGCAG GTAGTCGACACGCCTGGTATCCTGGACCACCCGCTGGAGGAGCGGAATACCATCGAGATGCAGGCCATCACTGCCCTGGCTCACCTCCGTGCCGCGGTGCTATACGTTATGGACGTCTCTGAGCAGTGTGGGCACTCTCTGGAGGAGCAGCTGGATCTCTTCAACAACATCCGTCCCCTCTTTTCAAACAAA ccGTTAATCGTTGTGGTGAATAAATGTGACGTTAAGAGGCTTTCTGAACTTTCGGAAGAACAGCAG CAAATCTTCAAAGACCTGGAGAGCGAAGGCTTGCCGGTGATTGAAACCAGCACTCTCACAGAAGAAGGTGTGATCCAAGTTAAAACGGAG GCCTGCGACAGACTTTTAGCTCATCGCGTTGAAACCAAAATGAAAGGAAACAAGGTGAATGATGTCCTGAACAGGCTGCACCTGGCTGTACCAGCTAAAAGAGATCAAAAG GAGAGACCGCCTTTCATCCCAGAGGGTGCTTTGACAAGAAAGAAGCGAATGGAAACTGATGCTCCAAAGAAGAAGCTG GAAAGGGACCTGGAGGTAGAAATGGGTGACGATTACATCTTGGATCTTCAGA AATACTGGGATATCATGAACTCAAGTGAAAAATATGACAAGATACCAGAAGTCTGGCAGGGCCACAACATTGCTGATTATATCGATCCCGACATCATGAAA AAACTGGAAGAATTGGAGAAAGAGGAGGAACTGAAGGAAGCCGCTGGTGAATATGATAGCGAAATAGAAAGCGAGGATGAAGAAATGACAGAGATCAGGGAGCTGGCTCAGCAGATCCGAGAGAAGAAAAGACTGAAGGTCCTCGCGTCAAAGGAAAAAGACACGCACAGGCCGCATCTTCCCAGAACAGCGAAAAGG GTTCAGCGCAAGACATTGGAGAAAGAGATGGGTGAACTTGGGCTCGATATGACTGATAAGGAAGAG ACTCACTATGCAACCCAAGCCAGATCAAGGAGTTTGCAAAGAAAACGCAAGCGTGACGAGTCCGAGCCTCCAACGTCCGTCACTCGCAGCCGCAGCAACTCCAGGACTCCGCGGGACCAGTCTGGAGTCCGTGATGTCAAG